TCTGGACCTCTGCAGTGTCCCTGGGACATGGGGATAAGCCCATGTGCAGCTGGTGAGGAGTCTGGCAGTAATGTTGGCTCTTGGTCCCCCCTCTTGCAGAGCCGTTCCTCTCACTGATGCTGGTGGTGTCAGAGATGAATTTCTCCCTGGATCTGCAGGTACGGTAATAAACTGGTCTGGGCAGCAGCTTTGTGTGTCTAACATAACTCTATGTGCAGAAGTCTTCCTCTTCATACTTGACACCAGTTGCTCTGCTGTGCTTTGTCTGCAGAATTCCAGTTTCTTGGATGAAAGTTGGCTGCTGCCGGTAAGACTCCGCTTCACCCTCTGATGCAGGATCCAAGATTTTATTCTTCTTCCTTCCATCTGCTGGGTAGCCCCTTGCTGAATACCTGGATCATAAACACAGAACCTTGTTAGACTTCAGGTTAAAAATCATTGGGCTAGATGGtgcaaatcagcacagctccactgaagttagtggagtgCCATCTGTTTACATGGCCTGAAGATCTAGCCCATTATGTGGTTCCTTAACATAGGTCCTGAACCAGCAAACACTTACTCCCCTGATTCACTTTAGTCCCTTGAGTCCCTGGGACTACTCCTGTTAGTAAGGTGAAGCAGGTAAGTCAGTGTTTACAGGACTGGGGCTAGGTTACTAACATCGCAGGTATCTAAAATTGGGGGAAATTTTAGAAAATCTAAGTTCCTTTCCACTATTATTACTGCTCTTAGACATCTTGCATGTCTCTGGGTTTACACAATGAAAATAGGGTGGTCAGTTTCACTCAGTTTCATTTTTCTGGCTTTCTTGTGCTAGGAGGTTTCAAACCTTCAGGAAAGtttcaatttctttaaaaattatcCCCTTCCTCCTTTCCACTGGATTTTCAAAATCCTAGAAATACAAAGACCTGGGATGGAATCCAGGTTGCACCAAAGCcaaatgcaaaactcccattgactttcatgggtccaggatttcacccagggtgCCTGCCCCTAAAAGGCTTACAGCTGAATGGACTGCATTTCAGGTTGCCTGTGTCCCTTTAATTAACGTGGCAGGATGGGAAGTGTTTCTCTGGGGGGAATACAGGGTttgtgtgtgtcctgcagactAATCCTTCCACAGTCTGCCTTGGCCCTGCCTAAATCCCAGGTTAGAGACCCGCAGTTAATGACCGTGTGTCGGTGAGGTCAGAAAGCTGCCTTCCCAGAAGGAGACGGCTCCAGGGGTTAGTAATGGGACATGGAACCCATGGCTCCATTGTCTCCACTGACCAAAGGCCATTACAACTTGGCAACCTAAGAAGTGTGGGGTGGGTGGCCGGCTCTGGCCTCCGTCCAGTGTCTAGCAGGCTGGAGTCTGTCTCAAAAAGCACCACCATAGTCACCGCTCTTgttggcagtttcagcagagaggctggggactgAACAAACTTTGGCTGAGCACCTTAGGTGGGCATTTAGCAGACTCTGGAAAGACATGGCGGTGGTGCTCAAGGTTGGGCTGGAGACCCAGGGTGGGGCTCTAAGGGGGAACGCTCACTGCTGCTGCACTTCTTCTGTGGATAAATGGATGACCTCAGACTCCAGAAGTCTCAGGCTGGCATCTCTCCGAGCAGTTCCCCCAAATGTAAATGGAGCAAACACTAATGGGGGGCAAAATGCCCCCCTCCTTGCCAAGGCGGAAAGGGGCTGGAGAGGGAATTCTTGTGCTACCTGGAGCCGTTGCTGGAGGCTGTACTGACAGATGCTGCGTTGTAGGTGTGCATGACCTATGAGACTGTACCCTGCAGAGAACTGGGGATGGTGCTCAGGTAAGAGACCAgctttcctcctcccttcccctgctgctCGGCAGCCTCACATCTGCATTGCAGTAAGTGTTGCTGGGATCTATGGACTtatcatagaattggaagggccctcgagaggtcatctactccagtcccctgcactcggggcaggactaattatctagaccatccctggcaggtgtttgtctaacctgctcttaaaaatctccaatgatggagattccacaacctcccagggcaatttattccagtgctaaaccaccctgacagttaggaagtttttcctaatgtctgacctaaacctcccttgctgcaatttaagcccattgcttcttgtcctatcctcagaggttaagaacaatttttcttcctcttccttgtaataaccttttacatacttgaaaactcttatcctgtcccttctgtcttctcttctccagactaaacaaacccagttttttcaatcttccctcataggtcatgttttctagacctttaatcatttttgttgctcttctctggactctctccaatggcCGTGGTCTGGGCCGCATCCCTGATTAGATGCTAGCCTGACTCAGGTTGAAAGTGCTCCGAAGGCAGGGCACTTGCCCCAGAGCAAAGGGAAGGATGACTGGAATGGCAGGCTTGCACCCCAAATGCCAATGGACTCTGCTAGCAGCTGCCCTTTCCTCCAGGGAGCAAAAGGGCTGTAACTGTCTGGACCCACCTCCTGTTTGGGCCAAGGAATGTAGAGCCACGTTAGTTCTTCCTCTGGCCCGAGGGATCCTGCCTCCCCAGCCACTTGGGATGTTTTCATCCGGTGCCTCCAGCTGAACTCTGTGTCCTGGCTGTGCCCTCAGGTACTTGGACGGTCGGATCTTTGTCATCGAGGTGCTTCCCGAGAGCCAGGCAGAGGTGGACGAGGTGGTGCTGGCTGGAGATGTCATTGACGAGATCAGTGGCTTTTCCCTGAGAAATGCACGCAACGGACAGGTGTGGGGAAGCACATGGGGTCAGACGAACTCTTGCCTTCAGGGGCTGATGTGCTGCCCCCTCTTCTGGGATCCTGTCTGAAGTGAAAGCctcactggtgtgtgtgtggtggggagggagatgtCTGGCCGTGGGATGGATACAGAACAATTTCCCTGATCTTGGtgagcaggaaggggaggaaCGATGTGTTGGCAGCTTGTGGCCGGATCGCAGGGTGGGCCAGGTTGTTCCATTGTTAACAGCTGTTGAGAGTCCACACAGCTACACCACAGAAAGCACGGAGGGATTGGCATGGGATGATCCAAGCCCCCCGCCCTCAATGCATGCCCTGGCTCTCTCCTCTCTGTCAGGCAGGGACTGTGCTGCAGAAGCTGAAGGGCAAGCCTCTGAGCTTCCGCATGATCCGGTGGAAGTGGCACGACGGAGGGATGTACAAGCCGCTGTTGCCCTACCTGAAAGTGCTAAGGGAGAAGATACCCAGCTTCCAGCTCCAACAGgagcacacacacaaagaggagaaggaggagcggTGCCTGCAAGGGGGCAGGTAGGGCCGGCTGGAACTGAGGAACACACTTTGTTAGGGGTGACATGATCCCACGTGCCCAGCATTGGGTTAGCCCTGAGGTTGGGAAATGAACCCAGGCCgggatggggaagggagtagAGGTCTCTGTTACATATGTGGGGCTGGGCAGCGTTTCCACTGCAGCGTGTGCTCCAGAGCAGTCCTCAGCTGCCCAGTGCGTGTTGGATGCTGCTATTTTGCGCTGAAACGTATGCCCCATGCCCAGGGGTTGTGGAGATCCTTAAGGTTGGTACCAGTATTGTGACTCATCCAGAATCTCAGCCGTGAAGCAGCCAGCATCATTCTGCTCTGGGGGTGAGTGGGTTTAGTGCTTGCTTTAAGTTGTGCCATAGCAAGACACCTTAGAGGAGCTCTGCATGGACTCCCTGTCCTAATTCTGTTTCTTCCTCCCCAGGCTTCTGTACAACCTGCGGTACCTGGGTCAGGCCAATGTAGGAAAGGTACCGTTGTGATTCTGATGGActggagtgagtgtgtgtggggcggggggcgcggtcttgtttccactgactttcatttAACAtcattttgtttcccccccaccgcCTGCCCCAATCCGTTTTCAGTACGGTGGCAAAGAGGTGCTGGACGAAGGGATACCCACGGTGTTAGAGCAGCACCTGTGCCCACGGGTGAGTTACTCGCTGTGACCTCGCAGGAAGGATAGACAGGCAGCTGGCATCGCTCCAGGGCAGAGATGAGGTTGTTTGGGGTGCCAGTACTGTTCTAGACTTCTCAGCTCTTTGGGTTTCTTTTTGGTTTAATCTTAACGCTGAATTTCTTCGGTTTCTAAGGGTTTGGGGGGTTATTTGTTTAATAAGCACAACGTCCCCGGCACTCTCACCCCTTCCTCTAGTCTGATTTCTTTGTTTGGGAATTTTCTTACTTTTTAATTTCCAAAAAATCCTCCCTGGGTCCTTAGCAGTGAGGGTGTGTGTGACAGGGCAGGGGTTCTCTGctccctgggacctcctgcctgGGGCCCTCAGAGTAGAAGGATGGGGCATTGAAGAATAGGACAGGGGTTCTTCACTGCCTGGGAactcctctgcctccctgctgaCCCCCAACTCTTCATCTCTCTGACAAGCCAAGGGTCTCCTCTTCCGATTCTCTTCACCCCTGTTCAACCGGGTTCCCCCCGTCTCATTCCTCTACGGTAGCAAACCAGACCTGTCTAGTCTCTGGTGTTCAGATGCAAATTTTAAAGGCCCAGAGTGGTCATTCCACTATACAGGATAATGCAACTGACTTGTCTAGTCTGTCTGTGGCTGTGGTCCATAAGGGTTAACCCCTGTTCACGAAATCGCTTATCCATGGGTtttaaatcccattaaagtctctagaatttaagcatgtgctgcttcagggctttcctgaattggggcctgagaTTGTGATTTAATTTTTCTCTGGAAAATGCCCTCTCAATTTAAAACTTCCCCATTCACAGGAACTAAAGAGCTTCAGACTTCTGTGAAGTTCAGTGGTTTAGAAATTTTCGTCCCTGCCAAGAACTGGTGGACTAAAAAAAGCATTAGGCACTGGAGAAACCTCTAAGCCACAGTGGCTTTTTGATTTGTAGCATAAACACTTCCTGCACTCTCCAGATTCTAaggaaaactccttctcctaccCTGCTTTAAGCATTTCAGATTGCAAACAAATGGGTCGCTCTGATCAAACGTTAGAGTGAAAACAGGGCGTGGAATGGAAGTGCAGACTCAGCCGTAACACTAATATAGTGAGGATTGGCTTTCCTCCTGCCCGTGGCTTCTACAAGTGACGTGGTTCCTGCCATACCCTAGGAGAAAGTCTTCCACCATCATGCATGAGTGGCGATGCTGGCATTAGCTACGAAGCGAAGTATGTTGTGGTGCGAGTGTACACGCACACACGCAGAGGAGAGCTCGGGGAAGagctagtgcaggggtggctcgcctttggctccggagccacacggCTCTTCACGAGTTAACGTGCGGCTCCTGGTACAGGCAccggctccggggctggagctacgggcgccaactttccaatgagccggggggtgctcactgctcaacccctg
This genomic interval from Caretta caretta isolate rCarCar2 chromosome 14, rCarCar1.hap1, whole genome shotgun sequence contains the following:
- the LOC125621354 gene encoding uncharacterized protein LOC125621354 isoform X6, whose amino-acid sequence is MIEKASSCEKVLTAQGRGRYFLRLALNQKLLATAIQQLARNPTLLECYDPLISVLGNEDFMEPFLSLMLVVSEMNFSLDLQNSSFLDESWLLPVCMTYETVPCRELGMVLRYLDGRIFVIEVLPESQAEVDEVVLAGDVIDEISGFSLRNARNGQAGTVLQKLKGKPLSFRMIRWKWHDGGMYKPLLPYLKVLREKIPSFQLQQEHTHKEEKEERCLQGGRLLYNLRYLGQANVGKYGGKEVLDEGIPTVLEQHLCPREVLFDVKETEVFIQEKTSSKVLFQYPYPEISCVGRRLDSNHLFAFCVGVSPGTPEHSTFDCLVFESNSERECEEIIKRIGLKRSYPAVTENETKTKTSCDRKAHMQNSKDTWIYSDTYR